Genomic DNA from Candidatus Acetothermia bacterium:
TGGAGCTCCGCCTCCACGTGGGGGAAAAGGGGATCCCCATCCGAGCGGAGGAGGACGGGATCGCCTCCGGCCGGTTCGTGTACGAGCTGGTGGGGGTAGTGGAGCCGCGGGAATGTGGGCTTTGGCTCCGCCTCCTCACCCCAGGGGATCAGCCGCTTGCGGAGGTGCCCATCCAGCCGGGTGCGGTCCTCTCTCTCACCTACGGGGAGGTGACGCAGACGTACGCCCTCGATCTTGTTCCCGTGGTCCTGCGGGCACCGAGCGCCCTCCGCCAGGGGTGCGGGGGAGAGGTGGCGGTGACCGAGCCGGCCGACCCCGAGGAGGTCCGGTGGTGCCTGAACGGGACTGGGGTGGAGTGTAAGGAGCCCTCCCTCCCCATCGCCGCCTCACCCGGGCAAGCGAGGCTCACGGCGACGGCGCTCGTGCGTGCGGGCCCCCGGTGGGGGATTGCGACCGCGGAGATCCCGGTGCTCCCCCGGGTTGAGCTCGCGCTCGTGGATGCGGCCACGGGCCTGCCCGTATACGAGCCGTGGCCGTATGATCGGGCGCTGCGGGTGCAGGTGAAGCACGCGTGGGGGGAGCCCAAGGCGTTGCTGGGGCGGCTGGGGCCCGACCCCCTCATCTGGGAGGTGGAGTGGGAGGACGAGAAGGACGGAACCCTTTGGAGCGTCCCCTTCACCCCCCAGGAGCGCGGGATGTGCCCTGGGGATGTGCTGTGGGTCCAATATCGGGACCCCATCGCCTCTACCTGTTACCCTGTGTACCGGGTCCTGGGCGTGGGGTGACGACGATGCGCGTTCTCCTCGTGGGGGCAGTCCTCGTAGTGGGCACGGTGGGGGTGGGCCTGGACCTCCCCCACCTCGCGTTCTTCGCCTCCGAACCGGTGGTGGTGTGGACCGCACCCGGGGAAGGGGAGCCCGCGCTCCTCTGGTGCGGGGAGCCCGTTTCGGTCCCCTGGACCGAGGTCCCCGATGGCGATCGGGTGCGGTGGGAGGCCCGGCTGCCCAACGAGACCCCCCTCGGGGTGTGGGTGGCGTGCACCGCTGAGGGAAGGTGCGCCGCGTTCCTCCGGGTGGAGGACGAGAAGGCCATCCTCGAGGTGCGGACCGTGCCGGGGGCGCAGGTGGCCCTGGACGGGGAGGTGGCGATGGCCGACCCCGGGGGGCGCGCGTTGTTCGTGGCCGAACCGGGCGAGCACGAGCTCAGCGTCCGGTTCGGAGGGATCGAATCCGAAACCGAGGTCGCCCTCCAAGCCCGGCAGCGCACCGCGCTCCTCCTGGCGATGGCCGAGGCCGAGCTTTCCTCGCCCGTCGCCCTGCCCCAGGTCCCGAACGGCCAGGTCATCACCCTGACCGTGCACGTGGCGTCCCCGGTGGACCTGCCCACCCTGGGCGCGGAGCTCGTCCTGCCCCCGGGCTGGGATGGCGAAGCGAACCCGGACGTGTTCGACCCGGTTCCCGCCGGGCACCGCGTGGTCCGCTCGTGGCGGGTGCGCGTCCCGGCCGATGCGGTGTTGGGGGCCTACCAGCTCTTGGTGGCCATCCCCGCCCTCGATCTCGTCGCTCGTGCCGACCTCGTCGTGGACCGTTGCTTGCCGGAGCGGGTGGTGATCGCCCACTGGGACGTCCACGCCGGCCAGCTCGACCTGTCCCTCCCCGGTGAGCTCACCTACGACCGGCTTCTTTGGGCGAGCCCGTTCGTGGGCCAGGCCCTTCCCTTCGCGTGCTCGGGGAACGTGTTCACCCGTGACGAGTTCGAGGCGCTGGTCCGAGGGTGGGCGGGGGCTCCCTAACGGCGCAGGAGGGCCAGGATCAGGGAAAGGAGGGCCGAGAGGATGAGCATGGTGGTGATGGGGAAGTAGAACACGAACCCATCCCGCTCAATGCGGATGTCCCCGGGGAGCCTCCCCAGGAACGGGAGCTTCCCGGAGAGGGCCAGCCCCAACACCACCAGGACGATCCCCACCAGCACCAAGGCGCGGCCAAGACTGGACAAGTTCATCATCCGCTATAATAGCCCCGGGAGGGCCGAGGATGAACGAGGTGCTACGCGCGATCCAGGAAAGAAGGTCCATCCGTGTGTTTCGTCCGGATCCGGTCGAACCGGAGAAGGTGGACGCCATCCTCGACGCCGGCCGGTGGGCCCCGTCGGGCAAGAATACCCAGCCCTGGCGGTTCGTGGTGGTGGAGTCCAAGGAGAAGCGCGACGAGCTCGGCCGAATTGTGACCCAGATGGACATGGTGCGCTCGGCCCCGGTGACGATCGCCGTGCTCCTCGACACCCGGGCTGGGTACGACGCGACCAAGGACGCCCAAGGCATCGGCGCCTGCGCCCAGAACATGCTCCTCGCCGCCCATTCCCTGGGCCTTGGGGCGTGCTGGATCGGGCGGGTACGGGACGAGCAGGTGGAGGGGATCCTGGGGGCGAAGGACCACGAGGAGCTGATGATGCTCATCGCCATCGGGTATCCTGCGGAGACGCCGCCCGTGCGGGAGCGCCGGCCCCTCGGGGAGCTGGTGCGGAGGATCTGATGCCCTACCTTCTCGTGCTCATGGCAGCGCTCCTCATCCTGCCCGCCTTCGGCTTGGGGGTGGTGACCCTGGCCTTGGTGCTGACCGCCGGGGTGG
This window encodes:
- a CDS encoding NEW3 domain-containing protein; protein product: MRVLLVGAVLVVGTVGVGLDLPHLAFFASEPVVVWTAPGEGEPALLWCGEPVSVPWTEVPDGDRVRWEARLPNETPLGVWVACTAEGRCAAFLRVEDEKAILEVRTVPGAQVALDGEVAMADPGGRALFVAEPGEHELSVRFGGIESETEVALQARQRTALLLAMAEAELSSPVALPQVPNGQVITLTVHVASPVDLPTLGAELVLPPGWDGEANPDVFDPVPAGHRVVRSWRVRVPADAVLGAYQLLVAIPALDLVARADLVVDRCLPERVVIAHWDVHAGQLDLSLPGELTYDRLLWASPFVGQALPFACSGNVFTRDEFEALVRGWAGAP
- a CDS encoding DUF2905 domain-containing protein: MNLSSLGRALVLVGIVLVVLGLALSGKLPFLGRLPGDIRIERDGFVFYFPITTMLILSALLSLILALLRR
- a CDS encoding nitroreductase is translated as MNEVLRAIQERRSIRVFRPDPVEPEKVDAILDAGRWAPSGKNTQPWRFVVVESKEKRDELGRIVTQMDMVRSAPVTIAVLLDTRAGYDATKDAQGIGACAQNMLLAAHSLGLGACWIGRVRDEQVEGILGAKDHEELMMLIAIGYPAETPPVRERRPLGELVRRI